A window of Acidobacteriota bacterium contains these coding sequences:
- a CDS encoding class I SAM-dependent methyltransferase: protein MASRRFIDGPPDGIEGWKRVWEEDLSPKPRRGLLDDIRRFFGKLIAGEQLSVQRNYNIALTEMLADHHRDVEAIRRRVEEAAAALERIDTILPIAVDRNDALFAVLDQKIESALSRFRDLTLPRLSGPEASQQLRDDWSYRRLEEHLRGSPAEIRRAMRELLPYLSEPLIDVGCGRGELLEVCREEGIDARGFDMNERSVAELQEKGLAAEIGRLPECLASVEDDAVSTVAAIHVVEHLPTEALFGLFAEAARVLQRGGRLVIETPNASSLAMTGSDFWKDPSHLAPRHPAALVTLGREYGFGVALMDEVHPWPADQMISLPEGAPEIASLVERLNEILYSPQDFRLVLSNDG from the coding sequence ATGGCTTCGCGCAGGTTCATCGACGGTCCGCCCGACGGCATCGAAGGGTGGAAGCGCGTCTGGGAGGAAGATCTCTCTCCCAAGCCCCGCCGCGGCCTGCTCGACGACATCCGGCGCTTCTTCGGAAAACTGATCGCCGGCGAGCAGCTCTCCGTTCAGCGGAACTACAACATCGCGTTGACCGAGATGCTCGCCGATCACCACCGGGACGTCGAAGCGATTCGTCGCAGGGTCGAAGAGGCCGCAGCCGCGCTCGAGCGGATCGATACGATCCTGCCGATCGCCGTCGACCGGAACGACGCGCTTTTTGCGGTGCTCGACCAGAAGATCGAGTCGGCCCTCTCCCGCTTCCGCGATCTGACGCTGCCCCGACTGAGCGGGCCGGAGGCGTCGCAGCAACTGCGAGACGACTGGAGTTACCGCCGGCTGGAGGAGCACCTCCGCGGAAGTCCCGCGGAGATCCGAAGGGCGATGCGCGAGCTCCTTCCGTATCTGTCGGAACCGCTGATCGACGTCGGCTGCGGCCGGGGAGAGCTCCTCGAGGTCTGTCGCGAGGAAGGAATCGACGCGCGGGGATTCGACATGAACGAGCGGTCGGTGGCCGAGCTTCAGGAAAAGGGTCTGGCGGCAGAGATCGGACGGCTTCCGGAGTGTCTCGCCTCTGTCGAGGACGATGCGGTCTCCACAGTCGCGGCGATCCACGTCGTCGAGCATCTCCCGACCGAAGCGCTCTTCGGTCTGTTCGCCGAGGCGGCGAGGGTTCTCCAGAGGGGAGGACGGCTGGTGATCGAAACGCCGAATGCCTCGTCGCTCGCGATGACCGGCTCCGATTTCTGGAAGGATCCCTCGCATCTCGCTCCGCGGCATCCCGCCGCGCTCGTGACGCTCGGGCGGGAGTACGGCTTCGGGGTCGCGCTGATGGATGAAGTTCACCCGTGGCCGGCCGACCAGATGATCTCTCTCCCCGAAGGCGCCCCGGAGATCGCCTCACTGGTCGAGCGGCTGAACGAGATCCTTTATTCTCCGCAGGATTTTCGGCTGGTTCTCTCGAACGACGGCTGA
- the rplI gene encoding 50S ribosomal protein L9 translates to MKVILTEEIHGLGERGDIVNVRDGYARNYLLPKNFAKVATEGNLKVVEQQKQKWEELTKKERSEAEKLAERISETKLQITKKVGDTGTLYGSVTNVEIAEALAAQGIEIDKRRIETAEAIKTPGVHQANVRVYHGVEATLEIEVVAETEEASA, encoded by the coding sequence ATGAAAGTGATACTGACTGAAGAGATTCACGGACTCGGAGAGCGCGGCGACATCGTCAACGTTCGCGATGGCTACGCTCGAAACTATCTTCTCCCGAAGAACTTCGCGAAGGTCGCGACCGAAGGAAACCTGAAGGTCGTCGAGCAACAGAAGCAGAAGTGGGAAGAGCTGACGAAGAAGGAGCGCTCCGAGGCGGAGAAGCTGGCGGAGCGGATTTCCGAAACGAAGCTCCAGATCACCAAGAAGGTCGGCGATACAGGAACCCTGTACGGCTCGGTGACCAACGTCGAGATCGCGGAAGCGCTCGCGGCGCAGGGGATCGAGATCGACAAGAGAAGAATCGAGACTGCCGAAGCGATCAAGACGCCGGGTGTGCACCAGGCGAACGTCCGGGTCTACCACGGTGTCGAGGCGACGCTCGAGATCGAGGTCGTGGCGGAGACCGAAGAGGCGAGCGCCTGA
- a CDS encoding YybS family protein — translation MQDSVEELPRPGVGQRGENGWRTAGLHGVAAAAIYVLFELLAPLPFISAGLRMGWRGIAIVAAIASVLLFTLGAAIASEIGAVVVLAWVVRLIVAVVIPSLAVVAAIQRGYSLGPAVTLAVVVATGGLALMEGGFRVVGDFSPSAWAASEIETGAEKALETFSASGDERARFTRMWTTLARYLVPSLYLVLCAAMFVASLLVISRTQLAGVGSEGLRFRELRLPDWLLVAFVAGCLSPVLPEPARLIGYNVLVVVAFLYFLQGLAVFRAMSLRLALGRVGTTLIWGGMALMLINGIVPFLMALTGLFDSFFDFRTPKKKGEDDESDTD, via the coding sequence ATGCAGGATTCGGTCGAGGAGCTGCCCCGGCCCGGCGTGGGCCAGAGGGGAGAGAACGGATGGCGGACGGCGGGTCTGCACGGAGTCGCTGCGGCTGCAATCTACGTTCTCTTCGAGCTTCTCGCACCGCTTCCCTTCATCAGCGCGGGGCTGCGAATGGGATGGCGCGGCATCGCGATCGTGGCAGCGATCGCGAGCGTGCTGCTGTTCACGCTCGGTGCAGCGATCGCTTCGGAGATCGGGGCGGTCGTGGTTCTCGCTTGGGTGGTCCGGCTGATCGTGGCGGTGGTGATTCCGTCGCTCGCGGTCGTCGCGGCCATTCAGCGGGGGTATTCGCTCGGGCCGGCGGTTACCCTCGCGGTGGTCGTCGCGACTGGCGGCCTCGCTCTCATGGAGGGAGGCTTCCGGGTCGTCGGCGACTTCTCCCCGAGCGCCTGGGCGGCCTCCGAGATCGAGACCGGCGCCGAGAAAGCTCTCGAGACCTTCAGTGCCAGCGGCGACGAGCGGGCTCGGTTCACCAGGATGTGGACGACTCTCGCACGGTATCTCGTACCATCGCTGTATCTCGTTCTGTGTGCCGCGATGTTCGTCGCGAGCCTGCTGGTGATCTCGCGGACTCAGCTCGCCGGAGTCGGGTCGGAGGGCCTCCGATTCCGGGAGCTTCGCCTTCCCGACTGGCTGCTGGTGGCATTCGTGGCCGGCTGTCTTTCGCCGGTGCTTCCCGAGCCGGCCAGGCTGATCGGCTACAACGTGCTCGTGGTCGTCGCATTTCTCTATTTCCTCCAGGGCCTCGCGGTCTTCCGGGCGATGTCGCTTCGACTTGCCCTCGGCCGTGTCGGGACCACGCTCATCTGGGGAGGGATGGCGCTGATGCTCATCAACGGCATCGTTCCCTTCCTGATGGCATTGACCGGACTGTTTGACTCATTCTTTGATTTCAGAACACCAAAGAAAAAAGGTGAAGACGATGAAAGTGATACTGACTGA
- the rpsR gene encoding 30S ribosomal protein S18 has translation MPNPRPKRGGGGGGGKKFFYRRKRVCKFCVEKIEYVDFKDVKLLQGFIPERGKILPRRISGTCALHQRKLEGAIKRARIMALLPFTTD, from the coding sequence ATGCCGAATCCAAGACCAAAAAGAGGTGGGGGCGGCGGAGGCGGAAAGAAGTTCTTCTATCGCCGCAAGCGAGTGTGCAAGTTCTGCGTCGAGAAGATCGAGTACGTCGATTTCAAGGACGTCAAACTTCTCCAGGGTTTCATCCCCGAGAGAGGAAAAATTCTTCCGAGGCGGATCTCGGGAACCTGTGCGCTCCATCAGCGGAAGCTCGAAGGCGCGATCAAGAGAGCGAGAATCATGGCTCTTCTTCCGTTCACGACGGACTGA
- the rpsF gene encoding 30S ribosomal protein S6, with product MGTYEVLFILPPTLEEGDVTATIDEFRGIAETGGVKTVSEDAWGRRRLAYPIQKKNDGIYHLFVFEGAPGSLDDFDRRMKNSDKIMRHMIVRTDLETQRARKKGVYPVKSTDEREAERAAARATRDEERRAARGASDDRKEPSAASEPAAAKPERAAAKPEPAAAKPEPAPETASKADAGSEEE from the coding sequence TTGGGCACTTACGAAGTGTTGTTCATCCTCCCTCCGACTCTCGAGGAGGGAGACGTAACCGCGACGATCGACGAGTTTCGCGGCATCGCCGAGACCGGTGGCGTCAAGACCGTCAGCGAAGACGCATGGGGTCGTCGCCGGCTCGCCTATCCGATTCAGAAGAAGAACGACGGGATCTATCACCTCTTCGTCTTCGAGGGCGCACCGGGAAGTCTCGACGACTTCGATCGCCGCATGAAGAACTCGGACAAGATCATGCGTCACATGATCGTCCGGACGGATCTCGAAACACAGCGCGCGCGGAAGAAGGGTGTGTACCCGGTCAAGTCCACCGACGAGCGCGAGGCGGAACGAGCCGCCGCGCGAGCGACCCGGGACGAGGAGCGGAGGGCCGCTCGCGGCGCATCCGACGACCGGAAGGAGCCATCCGCCGCGTCCGAGCCTGCGGCTGCGAAACCCGAGCGTGCCGCGGCGAAGCCTGAGCCGGCGGCTGCAAAGCCGGAACCCGCGCCCGAGACCGCATCGAAAGCCGATGCGGGGAGTGAGGAGGAGTAA
- the mqnC gene encoding dehypoxanthine futalosine cyclase: MKTEGRAREILRKAIDGGRIDDDEALTLLREADLLELGQAANIVRNRLNDPKVVTFIVDRNINYTNVCVYKCRFCAFYRKPGDPESYLLTRDELRQKIRETVELGGTGVLLQGGVHPDLPLEYYTDLLSWMREEFPEVHRHAFSPPEILFISRMTKKPLREVIGALIEAGLQSIPGGGAEILVDEIRLASLSYPKASTAGWLDVMRTGHELGLRTTATMMYGQGEKPEHRIEHMRRVRDLQDETGGFTAFIAWTFQRENTEMQEIEEEDGVSYLRHQALARLYMDNIRSIQSSWVTQGLGIGQLALKFGANDMGSIMIEENVVAAAGAENHVTTEEMKRLIRQSGYEPVQRLTLYDGWVEEGTGHRVRELAGAETGSGLNLELNSGIKRKIGRIQS; encoded by the coding sequence ATGAAGACAGAGGGACGCGCGCGCGAGATTCTCCGGAAGGCGATCGACGGAGGACGGATCGACGACGACGAGGCGTTGACGCTGCTTCGGGAAGCCGACCTGCTCGAGCTCGGTCAGGCCGCGAACATCGTCCGCAACCGGCTGAACGATCCGAAGGTGGTCACCTTCATCGTCGACCGGAACATCAACTACACCAACGTCTGCGTCTACAAGTGCCGCTTCTGCGCGTTCTACCGCAAGCCGGGCGATCCGGAATCGTATCTCCTCACGAGAGACGAGCTTCGGCAGAAGATCCGTGAGACGGTCGAGCTCGGCGGGACGGGCGTCCTTCTCCAGGGTGGGGTTCATCCGGATCTGCCGCTCGAGTACTACACCGATCTGCTGAGCTGGATGCGCGAGGAGTTTCCCGAGGTCCATCGCCATGCGTTCTCGCCGCCGGAGATCCTCTTCATTTCCAGAATGACTAAGAAGCCGCTTCGCGAGGTGATCGGGGCGCTGATCGAAGCGGGCCTGCAATCGATCCCCGGAGGAGGGGCGGAGATTCTGGTCGACGAGATCAGGCTCGCGAGCCTTTCCTACCCGAAAGCATCGACGGCCGGATGGCTCGACGTCATGAGAACCGGTCACGAGCTCGGCCTCAGGACGACCGCGACGATGATGTATGGGCAGGGCGAAAAGCCGGAGCACCGGATCGAGCACATGCGGCGGGTCAGGGACCTGCAGGATGAGACGGGCGGATTCACCGCTTTCATCGCGTGGACCTTTCAACGCGAAAACACCGAGATGCAGGAGATCGAGGAAGAAGACGGCGTGTCGTACCTCCGGCATCAGGCACTCGCACGGCTCTACATGGACAACATCCGCTCGATTCAGTCGTCGTGGGTGACGCAAGGTCTCGGGATCGGCCAGCTCGCGCTGAAGTTCGGAGCGAACGACATGGGCTCGATCATGATCGAGGAGAATGTCGTGGCGGCGGCGGGTGCGGAGAATCACGTGACGACCGAAGAGATGAAGCGTCTCATCAGGCAGAGCGGCTACGAACCGGTGCAGCGGCTCACTCTCTACGACGGCTGGGTCGAAGAAGGAACCGGTCATCGGGTTCGCGAGCTTGCCGGGGCGGAGACGGGGTCGGGTCTGAACTTGGAACTTAACTCCGGAATCAAGCGAAAAATAGGGCGGATCCAGAGTTAA
- a CDS encoding menaquinone biosynthesis protein: MRYGLIRFLNARPLWWGLVREPAGDVEYQFTSPARCSDLVADGSVDVGLVPAIDLVRIPGLMAVPGICIASRAEVRSVLLVTRVPFEEIQSVALDPASRSSVALTRILLGERLGRDRLEAIRFDPAEHGPRNFLEGHDAEVVIGDPALKVRQTESGVTAIDLAAEWNRMVGEPFVFALWAGRADRIGENGTDLIDLLMRSRAKGLASLPEIVAEAAAELGLPEPELAEYFDSALHYDLGADERRALARFHSLAIEYGLVENPQEIEWLS, encoded by the coding sequence GTGAGATACGGATTGATCCGATTTCTGAATGCCCGACCGCTGTGGTGGGGACTCGTCCGCGAACCGGCCGGCGACGTCGAGTACCAGTTCACCTCACCGGCGAGATGCTCCGATCTGGTCGCCGACGGATCGGTCGACGTCGGGCTCGTCCCGGCGATCGATCTCGTACGGATTCCGGGTCTGATGGCGGTACCCGGGATCTGCATCGCGTCCCGGGCGGAGGTGCGAAGCGTGCTGCTGGTCACGCGGGTGCCGTTCGAGGAGATCCAGTCAGTGGCGCTCGATCCGGCCTCGCGTTCCTCAGTCGCGCTCACGCGAATCCTTCTCGGCGAGCGCCTCGGTCGCGACCGGCTCGAGGCGATCCGGTTCGATCCCGCGGAGCATGGACCTCGCAATTTTCTCGAAGGTCATGATGCGGAGGTCGTGATCGGAGACCCGGCGCTGAAGGTTCGACAGACCGAGTCGGGCGTCACTGCGATCGATCTCGCCGCCGAATGGAACAGGATGGTGGGCGAGCCGTTCGTGTTCGCGCTCTGGGCAGGGCGCGCCGACAGGATCGGGGAGAACGGAACGGATCTGATCGATCTGCTGATGCGGAGCCGCGCGAAGGGGCTGGCGTCGCTGCCCGAGATCGTCGCGGAGGCTGCTGCCGAGCTCGGTCTTCCCGAACCGGAGCTCGCTGAATATTTCGATTCGGCGCTGCATTACGATCTTGGAGCGGACGAGCGGCGGGCTCTCGCTAGATTTCATTCGCTTGCGATCGAGTACGGTCTGGTCGAAAATCCCCAGGAGATCGAATGGCTGAGCTGA
- a CDS encoding enoyl-CoA hydratase/isomerase family protein, whose amino-acid sequence MSKVRLEETENAYRITLTNPPLHILDIELLEEFRSKLDRVGDDKALLVISSEEGKAFSAGASVQEHTEELVAKMLRTFHECFIRMYRIGLVTVGLVDGPALGGGCELALACDLVLASEKATFGLPEIKLGVFPPVASFQLTHQIPSRIGFEMLVSGEPITARRAYDCGLVNAVFPDDEFHEAADEWLRRISRHSRSSLWFAKRATRMAAHDVFEKRLAEIEHLYLEELMKTHDAKEGVEAFMERREPSWTGD is encoded by the coding sequence ATGAGCAAGGTCCGTCTCGAGGAGACTGAAAACGCCTATCGAATCACCCTGACGAACCCTCCGCTGCACATCCTCGACATCGAGCTTCTCGAAGAGTTCCGTTCGAAGCTGGATCGTGTGGGTGACGACAAGGCACTGCTCGTCATCTCTTCTGAGGAGGGGAAGGCGTTCAGCGCCGGTGCAAGCGTTCAGGAGCACACCGAAGAGCTCGTCGCAAAGATGCTCCGAACGTTTCACGAGTGCTTCATCAGGATGTACAGGATCGGGCTCGTGACGGTCGGGCTCGTCGACGGTCCGGCTCTCGGCGGAGGTTGCGAGCTCGCGCTGGCGTGCGACCTCGTCCTCGCGTCGGAAAAAGCGACGTTCGGGCTTCCCGAGATCAAGCTTGGGGTCTTTCCTCCGGTCGCATCGTTTCAGCTGACCCATCAGATCCCCTCGAGGATCGGGTTCGAAATGCTCGTCAGCGGCGAGCCGATCACGGCTCGCAGAGCCTACGACTGCGGCCTCGTCAACGCGGTTTTTCCCGACGACGAGTTCCACGAGGCGGCCGACGAGTGGCTCCGGAGAATCTCCCGGCACAGCCGCTCGTCGCTGTGGTTCGCGAAGAGGGCAACCCGGATGGCCGCGCACGACGTCTTCGAAAAGCGCCTCGCCGAGATCGAGCACCTCTATCTCGAAGAGCTGATGAAGACGCACGACGCGAAAGAAGGCGTCGAGGCGTTCATGGAGCGTCGCGAGCCTTCCTGGACCGGAGACTGA
- a CDS encoding PrsW family intramembrane metalloprotease: protein MVSLLRHRLRHNRALRGLLVQVAVLLLVSAAMAWVAWFTSLTGDSPEETAARLSERGLYSKADAIYRELLVLPGAGTRVMIAFVDNRATALAHTGTLPGSHASAIEVLQHPDLSEGTTTLGTFWYGARVLQVDPDPAPVEALASANPPHRYAHRLLGRAAFADGDLESAASHFEREGMSFQDPTDLQNALAIRFELEDWDWIRARLNDPRWAPAVGMTERVRLAIHDRNWPAVLLLIWPSGFEGTRLWPAFLALVAAALWFTIGARMGLARQRVPGRTRLYVLAFILGILSIYPTLVLILIEDEILGFTRTGAPVPDAIFFVFGVGLREELCKFLAFLVLMPLLRKRRSRVEALICGAMVGLGFAAEENLGYFHDFSLSIAIARFLTANFLHMALTGLVAVAYWDGARAREPLERIDVVFALAVVLHGAYDFFLSTDVLGPSSPLFAIIVFIVVAHRFLRELTTMVAMEDRGAVLRVFVLCLTILAGVSYVYAASWVGPLRAIALIAEGLLGVAILIIMFFYELAPD from the coding sequence ATGGTCTCGCTGCTGCGGCACCGGCTTCGTCACAATCGGGCTCTGCGAGGCCTGCTCGTTCAGGTGGCGGTTCTCCTTCTGGTCTCGGCCGCGATGGCATGGGTCGCGTGGTTCACATCGCTCACCGGAGACAGCCCGGAGGAAACCGCCGCGAGACTCTCCGAACGCGGGCTCTACTCGAAGGCGGACGCCATCTATCGCGAGCTGCTCGTCTTGCCGGGAGCCGGAACGAGAGTGATGATCGCGTTCGTCGACAATCGCGCGACGGCTCTCGCTCACACCGGCACTCTTCCCGGATCCCACGCGAGCGCGATCGAGGTGCTTCAGCATCCGGACCTCAGCGAGGGAACGACGACGCTCGGAACCTTCTGGTACGGGGCGAGAGTTCTGCAGGTCGACCCCGATCCGGCGCCCGTCGAAGCGCTTGCGTCGGCGAATCCCCCGCATCGATATGCGCACCGGCTCCTCGGTCGTGCCGCGTTCGCCGACGGCGATCTGGAGAGCGCGGCATCGCACTTCGAGCGGGAGGGGATGAGTTTTCAGGATCCCACCGACCTCCAAAACGCCCTTGCGATTCGTTTCGAGCTCGAGGACTGGGATTGGATCCGTGCACGTCTGAACGATCCTCGCTGGGCTCCGGCCGTCGGAATGACCGAGCGTGTCCGCCTCGCCATACACGATCGAAACTGGCCCGCGGTTCTGCTTCTGATCTGGCCCTCGGGATTCGAGGGAACCCGTCTGTGGCCCGCGTTCCTCGCCCTCGTCGCGGCGGCCCTCTGGTTCACGATCGGAGCCCGGATGGGGCTCGCGAGACAACGGGTCCCCGGCCGCACCCGCCTCTACGTGCTCGCCTTCATCCTCGGCATACTGAGCATCTACCCGACGCTGGTACTGATCCTCATCGAGGACGAGATTCTCGGTTTCACACGGACCGGCGCGCCCGTCCCCGACGCGATCTTTTTCGTATTCGGGGTGGGCCTTCGCGAGGAGCTGTGCAAGTTTCTGGCGTTTCTCGTTCTGATGCCGCTGCTGAGAAAGCGGCGATCACGGGTGGAGGCGCTGATCTGCGGAGCGATGGTCGGGCTCGGCTTCGCGGCCGAGGAGAATCTCGGCTACTTCCATGACTTCTCCCTCTCGATCGCCATCGCCCGATTCCTCACCGCCAACTTCCTCCACATGGCGCTCACCGGTCTGGTGGCGGTCGCGTACTGGGACGGAGCTCGCGCTCGTGAGCCGCTCGAGCGAATCGACGTGGTCTTCGCTCTCGCCGTTGTTCTTCACGGCGCATACGACTTCTTTCTCAGCACCGACGTGCTCGGTCCGAGCTCGCCACTCTTCGCAATCATCGTCTTCATCGTCGTCGCTCACCGATTCCTTCGGGAGCTGACGACGATGGTTGCAATGGAAGATCGCGGCGCGGTTCTCAGGGTGTTCGTCCTCTGCCTCACGATCCTCGCGGGCGTCTCGTACGTCTACGCCGCATCGTGGGTCGGACCACTGAGGGCCATTGCTCTGATTGCCGAGGGACTGCTGGGTGTGGCGATTCTGATCATCATGTTTTTCTACGAGCTCGCTCCCGACTGA
- a CDS encoding class I SAM-dependent methyltransferase — protein MRSTEPTLNPRWNEPEQVADFAAREPDLRLVSIVDAMEDPGSVRFLDLGCAAGRNTVFLAERGCDVHATDLSRPMVEETTRRLATTVGKAEALRRVHLLPMTDLSRFTDRSFDFIIALGIYQQATSLEEWDLAIGETARVLRPGGLLLVAHFGVGTDLTGRHGHPIESPNVYEIREGHPSVLFDAAELDARLADHGFDPLEPTETVTKPHEGGGQRVTLNAFHVRRTDREHR, from the coding sequence ATGCGCTCGACGGAACCAACGCTGAACCCACGATGGAACGAGCCGGAGCAGGTCGCCGACTTTGCGGCGCGTGAGCCGGATCTCCGGCTGGTGTCGATCGTCGACGCGATGGAGGATCCCGGCTCGGTTCGATTCCTTGATCTCGGATGCGCAGCGGGGCGGAACACGGTTTTTCTCGCCGAGCGTGGATGCGACGTTCACGCGACGGATCTCTCCCGCCCGATGGTCGAGGAGACGACGCGAAGGCTTGCAACGACCGTGGGAAAAGCCGAGGCGCTCAGGAGGGTCCATCTTCTTCCGATGACGGATCTTTCCCGGTTCACGGATCGCTCCTTCGATTTCATCATCGCGCTCGGTATCTACCAGCAGGCGACGAGTCTCGAGGAATGGGACCTCGCGATTGGCGAGACCGCGCGTGTTCTCCGCCCCGGAGGGCTGCTTCTCGTCGCTCACTTCGGAGTCGGAACCGACCTGACCGGACGTCACGGCCATCCCATCGAATCTCCGAACGTCTACGAGATTCGCGAAGGGCACCCCAGTGTTCTCTTCGATGCGGCGGAGCTCGACGCGAGGCTCGCAGACCATGGGTTCGACCCGCTCGAGCCAACCGAGACAGTGACGAAACCGCACGAGGGCGGCGGCCAGCGGGTCACCCTGAACGCTTTCCATGTGCGGCGGACGGATCGCGAGCACCGCTGA
- a CDS encoding RNA polymerase sigma factor: MSIQLALSELTLSRATDREETGFAMDESEFRAFYERTARPLWAYLMRTTGSHDLADDLLQEAYFRFLRAGATHQNESHRRNSLFQIATNLMRDSGRRSRKRQQVSLSDTAESQVEDRKTADLASSTESRTDLAQAMEQLDPIQRQILWLAYVQGDSHDEIAAVLGLRSISIRTLLLRARRKLAGILGEDYRIRRSLESGS, encoded by the coding sequence ATGAGCATCCAACTGGCCTTGTCCGAACTCACTCTCTCCAGGGCGACCGACCGCGAAGAGACCGGCTTTGCCATGGATGAATCAGAATTCCGGGCGTTCTACGAACGAACCGCACGACCTCTCTGGGCATATCTGATGCGCACCACCGGAAGCCACGACCTCGCGGACGACCTGCTCCAGGAGGCCTACTTCCGATTCCTCCGGGCTGGTGCAACTCATCAGAATGAGTCGCACAGACGAAACTCTCTCTTCCAGATTGCGACGAACCTGATGCGTGATTCGGGACGCCGTTCGAGAAAGCGACAGCAGGTTTCGCTGTCGGATACCGCTGAATCGCAGGTGGAAGACCGGAAGACGGCTGACCTCGCCTCGAGCACCGAGTCCAGAACCGATCTCGCGCAGGCGATGGAGCAGCTCGATCCGATCCAGCGGCAGATTCTGTGGCTCGCCTACGTCCAGGGCGATTCGCACGACGAGATCGCCGCCGTGCTCGGGCTGCGAAGCATCAGCATCCGAACACTCCTCCTCCGCGCCCGGCGAAAGCTCGCCGGAATCCTCGGTGAGGATTACCGAATCCGCCGTTCGCTGGAGAGTGGATCATGA
- a CDS encoding SMP-30/gluconolactonase/LRE family protein, protein MSLRSSLVISMIAVLSIACGESEEVADPISSVIRTEPPVDFETAATLSEGFQTPESVLYDAEQDVYFVSNINGSPLETDGNGYISRIDGDDREVRSKWIDGTAEGVALDAPKGMAIIGDELWVTDITRIRRFDRRSGVPAGAIEIPGATFMNDLAAGPDDTAYASDSGMKLGASGFESTGTDAIYRISPEGEVSQVVASTDLNGPNGILVDGSNVWAVSFSSNELYRVDGGSKADTVTLPSGGLDGIAATRDGRIFVSSWEGETIYERTGDGEFVPLIENLQSPADIGFDSRRDLLLIPLFELNQVEIRPVSNGSSGAATATTTDTPSSTQ, encoded by the coding sequence ATGTCACTGAGATCCTCACTCGTGATTTCGATGATCGCCGTTCTGTCCATCGCGTGCGGCGAGAGCGAAGAAGTCGCTGATCCGATATCGTCGGTCATCCGGACGGAGCCGCCCGTCGATTTCGAGACGGCGGCAACGCTCTCCGAAGGATTCCAGACCCCCGAGTCGGTCCTGTACGACGCGGAACAGGATGTCTATTTCGTGAGCAACATCAACGGCTCCCCGCTCGAGACCGATGGCAACGGTTACATTTCCCGGATCGATGGGGACGACCGCGAGGTCCGGTCGAAGTGGATCGACGGAACGGCGGAAGGAGTCGCTCTCGATGCTCCGAAGGGGATGGCCATCATCGGTGATGAGCTCTGGGTCACCGACATCACGCGCATTCGAAGATTCGATAGGAGGTCGGGCGTTCCGGCCGGAGCGATCGAGATTCCGGGCGCCACATTCATGAACGATCTCGCCGCCGGACCGGACGACACGGCCTACGCGTCCGACAGCGGTATGAAACTCGGGGCGTCGGGGTTCGAATCAACGGGAACTGATGCCATCTACCGGATCTCCCCCGAGGGTGAGGTGAGCCAGGTCGTCGCCAGCACCGATCTGAACGGACCGAACGGTATCCTCGTGGACGGATCCAACGTCTGGGCAGTCAGCTTCAGCAGCAACGAGCTCTACCGCGTCGACGGAGGGTCGAAAGCGGACACCGTGACGCTCCCCTCCGGCGGACTCGACGGCATCGCTGCCACCCGGGATGGCCGCATCTTCGTCTCCTCCTGGGAAGGAGAGACGATCTACGAGCGGACTGGAGACGGAGAATTCGTCCCGCTGATCGAGAACCTGCAGTCACCCGCAGACATCGGATTCGACTCACGACGGGATCTGCTGCTGATTCCCCTCTTCGAGCTCAATCAGGTCGAGATCCGCCCGGTTTCAAACGGCTCGAGCGGAGCCGCTACCGCGACGACCACCGATACCCCTTCCTCGACGCAGTAA